The Halomicronema hongdechloris C2206 genome includes a window with the following:
- the bchI gene encoding magnesium chelatase ATPase subunit I produces MTSTVAVKPLAPRRAIFPFTAVIGQEDMKLALLLNVIDPKVGGVMIMGDRGTGKSTTIRALADLLPEIEVVADDPFNRPPTDVDVLAERAGQEVPVTRKKVAMVDLPLGATEDRVCGTIDIEKALSEGIKAFEPGLLAKANRGILYVDEVNLLDDHLVDVLLDSAASGWNTVEREGISIRHPAQFVLVGSGNPEEGELRPQLLDRFGMHAEIHTVKDPELRVQIVEQRSEFDHDPNAFLDNYQDAQATLQQRLIEAQSLLPQVTIDHEKRVKISQVCSELNVDGLRGDIVTNRAAKALAAFEGRTEVTAEDIRRVIVLCLRHRLRKDPLEAMDSGYKVEKAFSQVFGVMDPDGVSQENGRQPSGVH; encoded by the coding sequence GTGACTTCAACCGTTGCCGTCAAACCGCTTGCTCCCCGTCGGGCTATCTTTCCGTTCACGGCCGTTATTGGCCAAGAAGACATGAAGTTAGCCCTATTGCTCAATGTCATTGACCCCAAGGTTGGCGGAGTGATGATTATGGGCGATCGGGGGACCGGCAAGTCCACCACGATTCGTGCCTTGGCGGATTTGCTGCCTGAGATCGAGGTGGTAGCGGATGATCCCTTTAACCGGCCTCCCACGGACGTAGATGTTCTGGCCGAGCGGGCTGGCCAAGAAGTGCCAGTGACCCGAAAGAAGGTAGCCATGGTTGATCTGCCCTTGGGGGCAACGGAAGACCGCGTCTGCGGCACTATCGATATCGAGAAGGCCCTTTCGGAAGGAATTAAGGCCTTTGAACCAGGACTGCTGGCCAAGGCCAACCGAGGCATTCTCTATGTTGATGAGGTCAATCTGCTCGATGATCATTTGGTAGATGTGTTGCTAGATTCGGCAGCCTCAGGTTGGAACACAGTGGAACGGGAGGGAATTTCCATTCGCCATCCGGCTCAGTTCGTGTTGGTGGGGTCGGGAAACCCAGAAGAGGGGGAACTGCGACCCCAATTGTTGGACCGCTTCGGCATGCACGCCGAAATCCACACAGTCAAAGATCCAGAGTTGCGGGTGCAGATCGTGGAACAACGGTCCGAATTTGATCACGATCCCAATGCCTTCCTAGATAACTATCAGGACGCCCAGGCAACTCTGCAGCAACGCCTGATCGAGGCCCAGAGCCTGTTACCCCAGGTAACCATTGATCACGAAAAGCGGGTGAAGATTTCTCAAGTGTGCTCTGAGCTCAATGTCGATGGTCTGCGGGGCGACATTGTTACCAATCGAGCTGCTAAGGCATTAGCAGCTTTTGAGGGGCGCACTGAGGTGACGGCGGAAGATATTCGTCGTGTCATCGTGCTGTGCCTACGTCACCGACTACGGAAGGATCCTTTAGAAGCCATGGACTCTGGCTACAAGGTAGAAAAGGCCTTCAGTCAAGTATTTGGTGTCATGGATCCAGATGGGGTCAGCCAGGAGAACGGCCGACAGCCCTCTGGAGTCCACTAA
- a CDS encoding ParM/StbA family protein translates to MATATQARRTNKAQRAKSATTGQVLALDAGNYDLKFYNGHGHPKAIRSVRFQLPQGRDAVSYSDASPLIELADGRRYHFGAQAYKYRRQQQTVIENKVELARLHLYACLEPINGSVSEFPLHLYLSTPDPGRYEEGLQEELLGLHEFCRNGIDFQVDVQSVTVEREGIGAYYYAQTQGLIPDNGYTIVIDIGGGTWLTRLVDADGEVIDENIMDRGGTYELAASISFDRRLTDGLGTTADPCIVMDGFRVGHIYADTGLSWAGWLDEYLDPWFRGIFQTVKAQYTPYMLRVTRFLVTGGGSHLIADRLTGRSLFAVMGDPQFANVRGLFLLSSEQQLCMTTKSA, encoded by the coding sequence ATGGCAACGGCAACTCAAGCTAGGCGCACCAATAAGGCCCAGCGCGCCAAATCGGCTACTACTGGGCAAGTCCTAGCCCTAGATGCTGGCAACTATGACCTAAAATTCTACAATGGGCATGGCCATCCCAAGGCCATTCGCTCCGTGCGCTTTCAACTTCCCCAGGGGCGAGATGCGGTTAGCTACTCAGACGCGTCCCCTCTAATTGAACTAGCCGATGGTCGTCGTTACCACTTCGGGGCTCAAGCCTACAAATATCGGCGACAACAACAAACGGTTATTGAAAATAAAGTGGAACTGGCTCGCCTCCATCTCTATGCCTGTTTAGAACCCATTAATGGTAGCGTGTCCGAGTTTCCCTTACATCTCTATCTCTCCACCCCTGATCCAGGGCGTTACGAGGAAGGATTACAGGAAGAACTACTTGGTTTGCATGAATTTTGTCGCAACGGCATTGATTTCCAGGTAGACGTGCAATCGGTCACCGTGGAGCGAGAAGGCATCGGGGCCTACTACTACGCCCAAACCCAGGGACTCATTCCTGACAACGGCTACACCATCGTCATCGATATTGGCGGTGGCACTTGGCTGACCCGATTGGTAGATGCCGACGGTGAAGTCATCGACGAGAACATCATGGATCGAGGGGGGACTTACGAACTAGCGGCCTCCATCAGTTTCGATCGTCGTCTCACGGATGGTCTAGGCACCACAGCCGATCCTTGCATCGTCATGGATGGGTTTCGAGTAGGCCATATCTATGCCGATACCGGCCTATCCTGGGCGGGTTGGTTAGATGAGTACCTAGATCCTTGGTTCAGAGGTATCTTCCAGACCGTCAAGGCCCAATACACCCCCTACATGCTCCGGGTCACTCGTTTTCTCGTCACCGGTGGAGGGTCCCACCTAATTGCCGATCGACTCACCGGACGCTCTCTTTTCGCGGTCATGGGTGACCCCCAATTCGCCAATGTGCGCGGTTTATTTCTACTCTCCAGTGAGCAGCAGCTATGTATGACAACAAAATCCGCTTGA
- a CDS encoding alpha/beta fold hydrolase, with the protein MAGNITPTLANWSTWETFKAAQQEIVLPAGRVVHIAVTIRYVDIGEPRWGTILLMHGIPTWGCLYHAIIPPLAQAGYRVIAPDFLGHGWSDRRDRFDRSFQDQARMVTALLDTLQLGSVDVVGHDTGGAVALILAIEHKVRVNRLVICNSVCSDRFDDDMLDFGHPLRWKPRPVADLVAVLEESLAAGLSNQNRLTLEFRAGIIAPWASEEGKLSLLRNASALNANQTVALVDRHGEITAPTLVLWGMDDPWQRADDGKRLAREIPRAVFQAIEGASHWVQQGARAIHRCPAGFLRQCAGFCRVAEWERIWSTVLWPCR; encoded by the coding sequence ATGGCAGGCAATATAACGCCAACTCTGGCTAATTGGAGCACCTGGGAAACATTCAAGGCGGCGCAGCAAGAGATCGTGCTGCCCGCTGGCAGGGTGGTTCATATTGCGGTCACTATCCGCTATGTCGACATTGGAGAGCCTAGGTGGGGCACTATTTTACTGATGCATGGCATTCCTACCTGGGGATGCCTCTACCATGCAATTATTCCGCCGCTGGCTCAGGCAGGCTATCGGGTGATTGCCCCAGACTTCTTAGGCCATGGCTGGTCAGATCGCCGCGATCGCTTTGACCGCTCTTTTCAAGACCAGGCCCGCATGGTGACTGCTCTGCTGGATACTTTGCAACTGGGATCGGTAGATGTGGTCGGCCATGACACCGGAGGAGCAGTCGCTCTGATTCTGGCGATTGAGCATAAAGTGCGGGTCAATCGTCTGGTGATCTGCAACTCGGTTTGCTCCGACCGCTTTGACGATGACATGCTCGACTTTGGCCATCCGCTGCGGTGGAAGCCTCGGCCGGTTGCAGACCTAGTGGCAGTTCTGGAGGAAAGTTTAGCGGCAGGGTTATCGAATCAGAACCGCCTTACCCTAGAGTTTCGGGCTGGCATCATTGCTCCATGGGCCAGTGAGGAAGGGAAATTGAGCCTACTGCGCAATGCCTCGGCTCTCAATGCCAACCAAACCGTGGCACTGGTAGATCGCCACGGTGAGATCACGGCTCCGACCCTGGTCTTGTGGGGCATGGATGATCCCTGGCAACGGGCAGATGACGGCAAGCGATTGGCCAGAGAGATCCCCAGAGCTGTCTTCCAGGCCATTGAGGGAGCCTCTCACTGGGTGCAGCAGGGCGCCAGAGCGATTCACCGCTGCCCTGCTGGATTTTTGCGCCAATGTGCCGGATTCTGTAGGGTAGCCGAATGGGAGAGGATATGGTCGACGGTGTTGTGGCCATGCCGTTAG
- a CDS encoding TVP38/TMEM64 family protein: MRRLRPRLQWRRDRIDRSRAIALGLISLCLIVLTGLHRYDMNLLTKAGLQQVIFQLGMWGPLFYITVLALSVVVSQIPGLPMACAAGTIWGTWLGGLYSIVGGFLGALVAYYLGRTLGRSSLQALSGKTLYFTTHRGHLFLGWMVFITRLLPLISFDLVSYGAGMARLSLPIYATATILGMTPSTLLITHLGESLTPSMPVTAAFWTVFLLVLIGLPWGIHRYNWLGLRDVIQID; the protein is encoded by the coding sequence ATGCGGAGACTAAGGCCACGGTTGCAGTGGCGACGGGATCGGATTGACCGTTCACGTGCGATCGCACTTGGTCTGATCAGCCTCTGTCTGATTGTCCTGACTGGGCTCCATCGCTATGACATGAACCTGCTCACCAAAGCAGGACTGCAGCAGGTTATTTTCCAGCTGGGGATGTGGGGACCGCTGTTCTACATCACAGTGCTAGCCCTGTCGGTAGTCGTGAGCCAAATTCCAGGATTGCCTATGGCCTGTGCCGCTGGGACCATCTGGGGTACTTGGCTGGGCGGACTTTATAGCATTGTTGGCGGCTTCCTGGGTGCCCTGGTGGCCTATTACCTGGGCCGCACCCTGGGTCGTTCTTCGCTGCAAGCACTCAGTGGTAAAACCCTATATTTCACGACTCATCGGGGCCATCTGTTCTTGGGATGGATGGTGTTTATTACCCGCCTACTGCCGTTAATCTCCTTTGATCTAGTCAGTTACGGAGCTGGCATGGCCCGGTTGTCTCTGCCGATCTACGCTACTGCAACCATCCTGGGGATGACCCCCTCCACGCTACTGATCACCCATTTAGGAGAATCCTTGACCCCTTCCATGCCAGTCACAGCTGCTTTTTGGACCGTGTTCTTACTAGTGTTGATAGGACTCCCCTGGGGCATTCACCGCTACAACTGGCTAGGCCTGCGGGATGTGATTCAGATTGACTAA
- a CDS encoding DUF6920 family protein — protein sequence MLTLIVILVIILALALGIVRIYGAYRWQQGTQTLRTQLEQTRVPRAPQPVDLEALGSLPAPVEQYLHTVLQPGQPLVTAVRVQHQGHFNLGTTADRWQPFTSEQRVVIQRPGFDWDACISLLPGVPIYVHDAYVVGEGLLQVALLGCFPLLTLRGPGDLAQGELMRFLAEAAWYPTALLPGQGVQWKTVDQRCADATLTDGAVTVILRFRFTDQGLIDTVQAEARGRLVDGETIPTPWQGRFWHYEQRGPMRVPLAGEVAWLLPEGPKPYWRGCITRLTYELAD from the coding sequence ATGCTGACGCTGATAGTCATTCTGGTTATTATCCTGGCGTTGGCCCTAGGGATAGTTCGGATCTATGGGGCCTATCGCTGGCAGCAAGGGACACAAACCCTGCGGACTCAGCTAGAACAGACTCGTGTTCCCAGAGCACCGCAGCCTGTCGACCTTGAGGCTCTTGGATCTCTGCCAGCCCCTGTGGAGCAGTATTTGCACACTGTATTGCAACCGGGGCAACCCCTGGTAACGGCGGTGCGGGTGCAGCATCAGGGGCATTTCAACCTAGGGACCACTGCCGATCGGTGGCAGCCATTCACCTCGGAACAGCGAGTGGTCATCCAGCGCCCCGGATTTGACTGGGATGCCTGCATTTCCCTACTGCCGGGAGTGCCCATCTATGTCCATGATGCCTATGTGGTCGGTGAGGGGCTGCTACAGGTGGCTCTGTTAGGGTGTTTCCCCCTACTGACGCTACGGGGGCCTGGAGATCTAGCCCAAGGAGAACTGATGCGGTTCTTGGCTGAGGCTGCCTGGTATCCGACGGCGCTGCTGCCTGGTCAGGGGGTGCAGTGGAAGACCGTGGATCAACGCTGCGCCGATGCTACTCTCACTGATGGCGCAGTCACTGTGATCCTGCGCTTTCGCTTTACCGACCAGGGATTAATTGACACGGTACAGGCAGAGGCTCGTGGTCGCCTGGTGGATGGCGAGACTATCCCAACCCCCTGGCAGGGGCGCTTCTGGCATTATGAGCAACGGGGACCGATGCGGGTGCCCCTGGCAGGAGAGGTGGCCTGGTTATTACCTGAGGGACCGAAGCCCTACTGGCGCGGTTGCATCACGCGACTGACCTATGAGCTAGCGGATTAA
- a CDS encoding sodium:calcium antiporter, whose amino-acid sequence MNSLIIPIGLFIVAAMVIGVVGVRLTRVADQLADKTGLGEAVTGALFLGGITSLPGIVTSVTAAATGHPELSISNALGGITAQTAFLALADIVYTKANLEHAAASVANLSQGTLLVSLLALPLLAASSPPVSIGGVHPVSVVLPIAYLLGLRLISQARAAPMWAPTRTPETRMDEPVPLPEMRVSFRELWLRLAIFALMIGTAGYVVAQAGVAIAQQTGLSETAVGGLFTAISTSLPELVTSVAAVRQGALTLAVGDIVGGNSFDVLFIAFADIAYRSGSIYHALTPSQTFVIALTILMTGVLLLGLLRREKYGIGNIGFESVLILILYLGGLLVLFL is encoded by the coding sequence TTGAACTCCCTCATCATCCCTATTGGTTTGTTCATCGTGGCGGCGATGGTCATTGGTGTCGTTGGCGTTCGCCTGACCCGGGTGGCTGATCAGCTGGCGGATAAAACTGGCCTGGGGGAGGCGGTGACAGGAGCCCTCTTTCTCGGGGGCATTACCTCGTTGCCGGGCATTGTCACCTCGGTTACAGCTGCGGCTACGGGCCATCCAGAACTTTCCATTAGTAACGCTTTGGGAGGGATTACTGCCCAAACAGCGTTCCTGGCCCTGGCTGATATTGTCTACACCAAGGCTAATCTGGAGCACGCCGCAGCCTCGGTGGCTAATCTGTCTCAGGGTACTCTTCTCGTCAGCTTGCTGGCACTTCCCCTATTGGCAGCCTCGTCGCCGCCGGTGAGCATTGGCGGCGTTCATCCGGTATCAGTGGTGCTCCCCATAGCCTATCTGTTGGGGTTGCGGCTGATCTCTCAGGCCCGAGCAGCCCCCATGTGGGCTCCCACACGCACTCCTGAAACTCGCATGGATGAACCGGTACCCTTGCCAGAAATGAGGGTCAGTTTCAGGGAGTTATGGCTGCGCTTAGCTATTTTTGCCTTGATGATTGGCACTGCTGGCTATGTTGTGGCCCAGGCTGGTGTTGCGATCGCACAACAGACCGGGCTCTCAGAAACAGCTGTTGGTGGCCTCTTCACCGCCATTTCCACCTCGCTGCCAGAACTCGTGACGTCCGTTGCCGCCGTTCGCCAGGGCGCTCTCACCTTAGCGGTGGGCGACATCGTCGGTGGTAATAGTTTTGACGTCCTCTTCATAGCCTTCGCCGACATCGCCTATCGGTCCGGCTCCATTTACCATGCCCTGACCCCCTCGCAGACCTTCGTCATTGCCCTAACAATCCTAATGACAGGTGTTCTGCTGTTGGGATTACTGCGCCGAGAAAAATACGGCATCGGCAACATCGGCTTCGAAAGCGTGCTCATTCTCATCCTCTATTTGGGTGGCCTGTTAGTGTTGTTTCTGTAA
- a CDS encoding PEP-CTERM sorting domain-containing protein, which yields MKWASFLPAALMAGGLSVGLTLMAQPAQAFSLFFDATTGSTNNTPTGASGRVDFTFTDLDADTIGIQLDIFNTTDAITGGAGATESKFMGFGFKFQDTSLTDLGLNTDSATFTGSEYFSNLLLKDALTLADDITAVGSNSDISVVGTSAGGGKGKGKGKGGGGSQALSLGGNIDGISLDNFDLVISNKDDFKGSGSPQSALAAGQSSTVAFTLNAVLNQQNERVTASELEDVLTNAFKNGDILAAARFKDVNAGEGSDKLLGEFDPGDAEGDNNDDGATEVPEPSAIFGIAIVAGALIALKRRPAMT from the coding sequence ATGAAATGGGCTTCTTTCCTTCCCGCTGCCTTAATGGCTGGGGGGTTGTCTGTCGGCCTGACCCTGATGGCTCAGCCAGCCCAGGCGTTTTCCCTATTTTTTGATGCAACCACTGGCAGCACTAACAACACGCCAACCGGAGCATCAGGCCGGGTAGACTTTACCTTTACAGACCTAGATGCCGATACCATCGGCATTCAGCTAGATATCTTTAATACCACTGATGCCATCACAGGGGGAGCCGGCGCCACAGAGTCCAAGTTCATGGGCTTTGGATTTAAGTTTCAGGACACCAGCCTTACGGATCTGGGTTTAAATACTGACTCTGCTACTTTTACGGGCAGCGAGTACTTTTCAAATCTGCTACTCAAAGACGCCTTGACCCTTGCCGATGACATCACAGCCGTCGGCAGCAACTCCGATATCTCAGTGGTAGGCACCTCTGCAGGCGGGGGCAAAGGTAAAGGCAAAGGCAAAGGTGGCGGTGGTTCCCAAGCCCTGTCCCTAGGGGGCAATATTGACGGGATCAGTTTAGATAATTTTGATCTGGTCATCTCCAACAAGGACGACTTTAAGGGATCAGGCTCTCCTCAATCTGCTTTGGCTGCAGGGCAATCCTCAACCGTGGCATTTACCCTGAATGCTGTCCTGAACCAGCAAAACGAACGGGTCACAGCTAGCGAGTTAGAAGACGTGCTGACCAATGCTTTTAAGAACGGTGATATCTTGGCAGCTGCCCGCTTTAAGGATGTCAATGCCGGGGAAGGGAGCGACAAGCTTCTGGGTGAGTTTGACCCTGGTGATGCAGAAGGCGATAACAACGACGACGGCGCCACGGAAGTTCCCGAACCATCGGCCATCTTCGGCATTGCCATTGTGGCTGGCGCTCTCATTGCCCTGAAACGCCGTCCGGCTATGACCTGA
- a CDS encoding FeoA family protein, translating into MPLSDLPLDRPATVVAIEEAPHGSGLEQRLAAMGVAVNRSVKVLRKAGWGGPLHVRVGATTEIAIRRQEAARVWVRWP; encoded by the coding sequence ATGCCATTATCTGACCTTCCCCTAGATAGGCCTGCCACGGTGGTTGCCATTGAGGAAGCGCCTCATGGGTCTGGATTAGAGCAGCGGTTAGCCGCTATGGGCGTTGCGGTGAATAGATCCGTGAAAGTATTGAGAAAGGCAGGTTGGGGCGGTCCCTTACATGTTCGGGTTGGGGCTACTACGGAGATCGCCATTCGCCGTCAAGAAGCGGCTCGGGTTTGGGTGCGCTGGCCTTGA
- a CDS encoding response regulator transcription factor, with translation MAPRILIVEDEEKLAKFVELELSYEGYEVTVANDGLAGLMAARDQDPDLIILDWLMPGLSGVEVCRRLRATGSQVPVILLTAKDDIGDRVEGLDAGADDYVVKPFSIEELLARVRAHLRRIQPQDADMLQFSDLILNRKTREVSRGQRSIELTAKEFDLLEFLMVHPKQVLTRDRILEEVWGYDFMGDSNIIEVYIRYLRLKLEAEDEKRLIQTVRGVGYVLRD, from the coding sequence ATGGCACCTCGAATTTTGATCGTGGAAGACGAAGAGAAGCTGGCCAAGTTTGTAGAGCTCGAGCTCAGCTATGAGGGCTACGAGGTGACTGTGGCCAATGATGGCTTAGCTGGATTAATGGCGGCTCGAGATCAAGACCCTGATTTAATCATTCTCGATTGGCTGATGCCGGGCTTGAGTGGCGTTGAAGTCTGCCGTCGCTTGCGCGCCACCGGCTCCCAAGTGCCCGTAATTCTATTGACCGCTAAGGATGACATCGGGGATCGGGTCGAAGGCCTCGATGCTGGTGCCGACGATTATGTGGTCAAGCCCTTCAGCATCGAAGAACTCTTGGCTCGGGTACGGGCCCATTTGCGGCGAATTCAGCCCCAAGATGCTGACATGCTGCAATTTTCAGATTTGATCCTGAATCGTAAAACCCGGGAAGTATCGCGGGGGCAGCGCTCCATTGAGCTAACGGCTAAGGAATTCGATCTTCTCGAGTTCCTCATGGTCCATCCCAAGCAGGTGCTGACTCGCGATCGCATCTTAGAAGAAGTCTGGGGCTACGACTTCATGGGAGACTCCAACATCATCGAGGTATATATTCGCTATCTACGGCTGAAGTTAGAAGCAGAAGACGAAAAACGGCTGATTCAGACCGTCCGGGGCGTCGGTTACGTCCTGCGCGACTGA
- a CDS encoding sensor histidine kinase, which translates to MPFRVSVLNTLHHFLDPNSIRMRLTLGVVLASAIGIGGVAGWMGWRMQQILLESHKRKTETIAERFDQDVELYQGIMPTQAALEKVIDYRTTADMALWIKLPNGQVIAQSDILEMGSWQETGVTQQLLSLTQATGTSTYHLQDRYLVICSSPLRLDNSLLGTLYVADEITQDQLSFLTLSRNLALTSGVMIVVLAVWIALYVQRSLAPICQLNQLATSVSADNLAQTHLTLRQAPTEVKELSQSFDRMLGRLAIAWEQQRRFLSDVSHELRTPLTLVQGYLQSTLRRCQTLSDSQREGLEIAAAEADRTIQVLQDLLDWARLNSGQRHITLEAFDLKAVLLEVAILTPTYQERIIVDIETAPVIVQADRQCLKQVLIHLIDNAIRYSEPKQPVILRLQQQANWAIIQVCDRGRGIPEADQPHIFDPFYRVDVDRSRATGGTGLGLSIVKQLVETMQGHIVVSSTLGEGSVFSVSLPA; encoded by the coding sequence ATGCCTTTTCGGGTATCGGTGCTAAACACACTGCATCACTTTCTCGATCCCAACTCAATCCGGATGCGATTGACCTTGGGTGTGGTGTTGGCCTCGGCCATCGGCATCGGTGGTGTAGCTGGCTGGATGGGCTGGCGGATGCAGCAAATTTTATTGGAGAGTCACAAACGCAAGACTGAGACGATTGCCGAGCGGTTCGATCAAGATGTTGAGCTGTATCAAGGCATCATGCCAACTCAAGCGGCCTTAGAGAAGGTGATCGACTACCGCACCACAGCAGACATGGCCCTCTGGATTAAGCTTCCCAATGGTCAGGTAATAGCCCAATCCGACATCTTGGAAATGGGATCCTGGCAAGAAACGGGGGTCACCCAACAGCTGCTATCCCTGACCCAAGCAACCGGCACGTCCACCTATCATCTACAAGACCGCTACTTGGTGATTTGTAGTAGCCCCCTGAGACTCGATAATTCATTGCTAGGCACCCTCTATGTCGCCGATGAAATTACCCAAGATCAGCTCAGTTTTCTAACCCTGAGTCGCAATCTTGCCCTGACTAGTGGGGTCATGATTGTGGTACTAGCTGTTTGGATTGCCCTGTATGTGCAACGGTCTCTAGCACCTATTTGTCAGTTGAATCAATTGGCCACCTCGGTCTCGGCTGATAACTTGGCCCAGACTCACCTCACTCTGAGGCAAGCGCCTACGGAAGTGAAAGAGCTCTCTCAGTCCTTTGACCGCATGCTGGGGCGTCTGGCCATTGCCTGGGAGCAACAACGTCGCTTTCTCAGTGATGTGTCCCACGAATTGCGCACACCCCTGACCTTGGTGCAGGGCTACCTGCAGAGTACCCTGCGTCGCTGCCAAACCTTGAGCGATTCCCAACGCGAGGGGTTGGAAATTGCAGCGGCTGAAGCCGATCGCACGATTCAGGTATTGCAAGATCTGCTGGACTGGGCCCGCCTCAATAGCGGTCAACGGCACATTACGCTAGAGGCCTTTGATCTCAAGGCGGTTCTGTTAGAAGTGGCTATCCTAACCCCGACCTACCAAGAACGAATCATCGTCGATATTGAGACGGCCCCGGTCATCGTACAGGCCGATAGACAGTGCTTAAAGCAGGTGCTGATCCATCTGATTGACAACGCCATTCGCTATTCTGAGCCCAAACAACCAGTAATCCTGAGACTGCAGCAACAGGCAAATTGGGCCATCATACAGGTATGCGATCGCGGTCGCGGCATTCCTGAGGCAGATCAGCCCCACATCTTTGACCCGTTTTATCGCGTGGATGTTGATCGCTCTCGCGCCACGGGAGGCACTGGCTTGGGCCTCTCCATCGTTAAGCAATTGGTAGAGACGATGCAAGGACACATTGTCGTCAGCTCCACCCTAGGAGAAGGTAGCGTTTTCTCAGTTAGCTTACCGGCATAG
- a CDS encoding TVP38/TMEM64 family protein, producing the protein MSTRARRFRARNRMLKLSLLTMISTVLMVQGSALAQEATRDASVLERLQMGLVDALSWINGLGPVAPLVFILLYVIVTVAFLPGSIITLGAGVVFGVVQGSLYVFVGASLGATAAFLVGRYLARGWVAQKISGNPKFNAIDGAIGREGLKIVVLLRLSPVFPFNLLNYALGLTRVSLKDYVLGNLGMIPGTIMYVYLGSLVGNLATLGTGQATDSPQAEMIQWIIRVVGLFATVAVTLYVTRIARKALQESLPDQPEPVTESNRP; encoded by the coding sequence ATGTCTACCCGAGCCAGACGTTTTCGTGCCCGTAATAGAATGCTCAAGCTGAGCCTCTTGACGATGATCAGTACTGTGTTGATGGTGCAGGGGTCAGCCCTGGCCCAGGAAGCTACTCGCGATGCTTCTGTGTTGGAACGACTGCAGATGGGGCTAGTGGATGCCCTGAGTTGGATCAATGGCTTGGGGCCGGTGGCGCCTCTGGTGTTTATTTTGCTCTACGTCATTGTGACGGTGGCCTTTTTGCCCGGATCCATCATTACCTTGGGCGCCGGAGTGGTCTTTGGTGTGGTGCAGGGGTCTCTCTATGTCTTCGTGGGGGCATCTCTAGGGGCCACCGCTGCCTTTTTAGTGGGGCGCTATCTGGCCCGGGGGTGGGTAGCCCAGAAAATCTCAGGCAATCCCAAATTTAATGCTATTGATGGGGCGATTGGCCGAGAAGGCCTGAAAATCGTCGTTTTACTGCGCCTGTCCCCCGTCTTTCCCTTCAACTTGCTGAATTATGCCCTAGGACTGACGCGGGTGTCCCTGAAGGATTATGTGCTGGGTAATCTTGGCATGATTCCCGGCACCATCATGTATGTGTATTTAGGATCTCTGGTGGGGAACTTGGCGACGCTGGGGACTGGCCAGGCTACCGATAGCCCCCAGGCGGAGATGATTCAGTGGATCATTCGGGTTGTGGGTCTCTTTGCCACGGTGGCGGTAACCCTCTATGTCACCCGGATTGCCCGTAAGGCATTGCAAGAGTCCTTGCCGGATCAACCTGAGCCAGTGACCGAGTCTAACCGTCCCTGA
- a CDS encoding TVP38/TMEM64 family protein — MGLKHLRFWGLLVVTALVIVGWTVAPEWLDQAQLVRFICGLGPWREAGFVLAHVIATPLGLPGALLVVVGGMIFGVVWGTLWSALGATLGAIASFLLVRYWLHDWCKHYLERHPKLRRLNCRLCNRPLRYVLAVRLVPISPFNVVNFLFGLTSIPLRTYVLGTGLGILPGTLIYTWLGHAGRQALTAGRWGSLLLALAALVLLGGLSILSKSRRSP; from the coding sequence ATGGGGCTGAAGCACCTACGGTTTTGGGGGCTCTTGGTCGTGACGGCCCTGGTGATTGTGGGCTGGACGGTGGCTCCAGAGTGGCTGGATCAGGCCCAGTTGGTGCGGTTTATCTGTGGCTTGGGGCCCTGGCGGGAAGCCGGGTTTGTCTTGGCCCATGTGATTGCTACCCCCTTAGGGTTGCCCGGGGCTCTGCTAGTGGTGGTGGGCGGTATGATCTTCGGCGTAGTCTGGGGCACCCTTTGGTCGGCCCTAGGGGCTACTTTAGGTGCGATCGCATCGTTTCTACTGGTCCGCTACTGGTTGCATGACTGGTGTAAACACTACCTTGAGCGTCATCCCAAGTTACGCCGGCTAAATTGCCGTCTCTGCAATCGGCCGCTGCGCTATGTGTTGGCGGTGCGATTGGTGCCCATTTCTCCCTTTAACGTGGTTAACTTTCTCTTTGGTCTCACTTCTATCCCCCTCAGGACCTATGTCCTGGGCACTGGCCTGGGGATCTTACCGGGGACGTTGATCTATACCTGGTTGGGACATGCTGGTCGGCAAGCCCTGACCGCGGGGCGCTGGGGGTCCCTGTTATTAGCCCTGGCTGCCCTCGTCTTACTTGGCGGGCTGTCGATTTTGAGCAAGTCCCGACGCTCCCCCTAG